In Trichomycterus rosablanca isolate fTriRos1 chromosome 4, fTriRos1.hap1, whole genome shotgun sequence, one DNA window encodes the following:
- the ccdc166 gene encoding coiled-coil domain-containing protein 166 isoform X2, with product MPPKKQKDKTAGDSEQTGDTDPDTHLHKEHDMLTETLNRFKRRVEQLRRDHEFLQNEVNQTQMENEEYLSYISERMQKHQRAIVTVNEQSQQELEELRRQREETLETYEKEGNGLKREILEKEKELALLNLELAELKEFKQQLGHIAELEKEVVAARCRHSESMVALKAGLLKEMERHQVQADNKVQEFALAAKKEASSCLLSHTQKMSEENQHLREELLHLIQRAHAQRSHQQQLQEQHRQLLLETEYVQKLQYLPPSTAQKNLHLNESE from the exons ATGCCTCCAAAGAAACAGAAAGATAAAACAGCAGGAGATTCTGAGCAGACAGGAGACACAGATCCAGACACGCACTTACACAAAGA GCATGACATGCTGACTGAAACACTCAACCGTTTTAAGAGGAGAGTGGAACAGCT aagaAGAGATCATGAGTTTCTCCAAAATGAAGTCAATCAAACACAAATGGAAAAT GAAGAGTACCTGTCATACATATCAGAACGAATGCAGAAGCACCAGAGAGCTATTGTAACTGTAAATGAGCAAAGCCAACAAGAGCTGGAGGAGCTCAGAAGACAGCGAGAGGAGACGCTGGAGACATATGAGAAAGAAGGCaatg gGCTGAAGCGGGAGATTTTGGAGAAGGAAAAAGAGTTGGCTCTGCTTAATCTTGAGCTAGCTGAGCTGAAGGAATTTAAG cagcagttagGTCATATAGCTGAGCTGGAGAAGGAGGTGGTAGCTGCTCGCTGTCGTCATTCTGAGTCTATGGTGGCTTTGAAAGCTGGCTTGCTCAAAGAGATGGAGCGTCACCAGGTTCAGGCAGACAACAAGGTGCAGGAATTCGCCCTTGCAGCGAAGAag GAGGCCTCTAGCTGCCTGCTCTCTCATACACAGAAGATGTCAGAGGAAAACCAGCATCTGCGTGAAGAGTTACTGCATCTGATCCAGAGAGCTCATGCTCAGCGCAGCCACCAGCAGCAACTGCAGGAGCAGCACAGACAACTGCTGCTGGAAACAGAGTATGTACAGAAGCTGCAGTATCTGCCCCCCTCCACAGCACAGAAGAACCTGCATTTAAATGAAAGTGAATGA
- the ccdc166 gene encoding coiled-coil domain-containing protein 166 isoform X1, whose product MPPKKQKDKTAGDSEQTGDTDPDTHLHKEHDMLTETLNRFKRRVEQLRRDHEFLQNEVNQTQMENEEYLSYISERMQKHQRAIVTVNEQSQQELEELRRQREETLETYEKEGNGLKREILEKEKELALLNLELAELKEFKQQQLGHIAELEKEVVAARCRHSESMVALKAGLLKEMERHQVQADNKVQEFALAAKKEASSCLLSHTQKMSEENQHLREELLHLIQRAHAQRSHQQQLQEQHRQLLLETEYVQKLQYLPPSTAQKNLHLNESE is encoded by the exons ATGCCTCCAAAGAAACAGAAAGATAAAACAGCAGGAGATTCTGAGCAGACAGGAGACACAGATCCAGACACGCACTTACACAAAGA GCATGACATGCTGACTGAAACACTCAACCGTTTTAAGAGGAGAGTGGAACAGCT aagaAGAGATCATGAGTTTCTCCAAAATGAAGTCAATCAAACACAAATGGAAAAT GAAGAGTACCTGTCATACATATCAGAACGAATGCAGAAGCACCAGAGAGCTATTGTAACTGTAAATGAGCAAAGCCAACAAGAGCTGGAGGAGCTCAGAAGACAGCGAGAGGAGACGCTGGAGACATATGAGAAAGAAGGCaatg gGCTGAAGCGGGAGATTTTGGAGAAGGAAAAAGAGTTGGCTCTGCTTAATCTTGAGCTAGCTGAGCTGAAGGAATTTAAG cagcagcagttagGTCATATAGCTGAGCTGGAGAAGGAGGTGGTAGCTGCTCGCTGTCGTCATTCTGAGTCTATGGTGGCTTTGAAAGCTGGCTTGCTCAAAGAGATGGAGCGTCACCAGGTTCAGGCAGACAACAAGGTGCAGGAATTCGCCCTTGCAGCGAAGAag GAGGCCTCTAGCTGCCTGCTCTCTCATACACAGAAGATGTCAGAGGAAAACCAGCATCTGCGTGAAGAGTTACTGCATCTGATCCAGAGAGCTCATGCTCAGCGCAGCCACCAGCAGCAACTGCAGGAGCAGCACAGACAACTGCTGCTGGAAACAGAGTATGTACAGAAGCTGCAGTATCTGCCCCCCTCCACAGCACAGAAGAACCTGCATTTAAATGAAAGTGAATGA